Proteins encoded by one window of Robbsia betulipollinis:
- a CDS encoding DUF6876 family protein — MTSTNETNTNNNEPRGSSHPEAHLPADLEGQLAHFTGTESVYGLGPLFRNAVYTDGVNFLIEKAACAWLVTDAMAWVVQKGPGKNYDDGFMTVELHPKEEGAADLVITDGNGTTLYTQHYTAHTFPLTNGIKMYAVWGEFSRGPAWMLMLTSEY; from the coding sequence ATGACCAGCACCAACGAAACTAACACGAACAACAACGAACCGCGCGGTTCCTCGCACCCCGAAGCTCACCTCCCAGCAGATTTGGAAGGCCAACTCGCACACTTCACCGGCACTGAATCGGTGTACGGCTTGGGCCCCTTGTTCCGCAATGCGGTGTACACCGACGGGGTCAACTTCCTCATCGAGAAGGCCGCATGCGCATGGCTCGTGACGGACGCCATGGCTTGGGTCGTTCAGAAAGGCCCGGGCAAGAACTACGACGATGGCTTCATGACGGTGGAGCTGCACCCGAAAGAGGAGGGCGCGGCGGATCTCGTGATCACGGATGGCAACGGCACGACCTTGTACACCCAGCATTACACCGCCCACACGTTCCCGTTGACGAATGGCATCAAGATGTACGCGGTGTGGGGTGAGTTTTCCCGAGGGCCGGCGTGGATGCTCATGTTGACGAGTGAGTATTAA